A single region of the Pseudorhodoplanes sp. genome encodes:
- the pdxA gene encoding 4-hydroxythreonine-4-phosphate dehydrogenase PdxA, which translates to MSQSTSQRLPLALTMGEPAGIGPDITLLCWQRRKEFDLSPFYIVADPQHLAERMVLLGLQLHIETVEPEQAFDVFETALPVVALEHTATAKPGKPDVLSAPAVIAAIRRAANDVTQGRAAAIVTNPIAKSVLYAAGFKDPGHTEYLARLWREIGGEHAHPVMMLWSDDLAVVPVTIHIPLRDVPSRLTQDLIVETGRIVAHDLALRFRVPRPRIAVAGLNPHAGENGALGQEDLLLVKPAVDKLRAEGIDARGPLSADTMFHAAARTTYDVALCMYHDQALIPLKTLAFDHGVNVTLGLPFIRTSPDHGTAFDMAGSGKANPDSLAAALRLAARLADNAALPSADPQ; encoded by the coding sequence GTGTCTCAATCAACGTCGCAGCGGCTCCCGCTGGCGCTCACCATGGGTGAGCCCGCCGGAATCGGCCCGGACATCACGCTTCTTTGCTGGCAGCGGCGAAAGGAATTCGACCTTTCCCCTTTTTATATCGTTGCCGATCCGCAGCATCTTGCCGAACGCATGGTCCTGCTCGGCCTGCAACTTCACATCGAGACGGTCGAACCGGAACAGGCATTCGATGTGTTCGAGACCGCGCTTCCGGTGGTCGCCCTGGAACACACGGCGACGGCAAAGCCTGGAAAACCGGACGTATTGAGCGCACCGGCGGTGATTGCCGCAATACGCCGCGCGGCAAACGATGTCACCCAAGGCCGCGCGGCCGCGATCGTCACCAATCCGATCGCGAAATCAGTTCTCTATGCGGCGGGATTCAAGGATCCCGGACACACGGAATATCTGGCGCGGCTCTGGCGGGAAATCGGCGGCGAGCACGCCCATCCGGTCATGATGCTCTGGAGCGATGACCTGGCGGTAGTTCCGGTCACCATCCACATTCCTCTCCGGGACGTGCCGTCGCGGCTCACTCAAGACTTGATCGTCGAAACCGGCCGCATCGTGGCGCATGATTTGGCACTGCGCTTTCGCGTTCCCCGCCCGCGCATTGCGGTCGCCGGGCTCAATCCGCACGCGGGCGAGAACGGCGCGCTGGGACAGGAGGATCTGCTGCTTGTCAAGCCGGCCGTGGACAAGCTGAGAGCCGAAGGGATCGATGCGCGCGGACCCTTGTCGGCGGACACGATGTTCCATGCGGCAGCGCGCACGACCTACGATGTCGCATTATGCATGTATCACGATCAGGCGCTGATCCCCCTCAAGACTCTCGCCTTCGATCATGGCGTCAATGTTACACTCGGCCTGCCCTTCATCCGCACATCGCCCGATCACGGAACCGCGTTCGACATGGCCGGGAGCGGCAAGGCCAATCCGGACAGCTTGGCCGCCGCCTTGCGGCTCGCCGCTCGCTTGGCAGACAATGCAGCGTTGCCCTCCGCGGACCCTCAATGA
- the lptF gene encoding LPS export ABC transporter permease LptF — protein MGSIGLYIFRTTFGAFLVVLFSLTSVIWITQALRDIDLMTGRGQTILVFLGITGLIIPMLILIIAPIALMIAIVHVLGKLSTDSELIVMNASGMSPWVVFRPFLLMAVMVAMIVGIIGAWLGPLGLKTLHAWANEVRADLVTNIVQPGRFNAFERGLTFHIRERQANGVLLGILVDDRRNPKERSTFLAEQGTILKDERGTFLVLENGSVQRMDLTEREPGKERDPAIVLYDRYALDLSQAPNTSQSSGRASSRDRFIWELMWPSAEDVGKLGWPQMQAEIHDRLLAPLYPIVFVILTYAYLGAPRTTRQSRGMSLAGAISVVSGLRLLGFVVIVLSVNHWWTPYLQYVALAAATAFGLYAIDRGLIIEPPAFMTNAVDAIAQRFARRTASATT, from the coding sequence ATGGGGTCGATCGGCCTTTACATCTTCCGCACCACCTTTGGTGCGTTCCTCGTCGTGCTCTTCAGTCTGACATCCGTCATCTGGATCACGCAGGCGTTGCGTGATATCGATTTGATGACCGGCCGCGGACAAACCATTCTGGTGTTTCTCGGCATTACCGGCCTCATCATACCGATGCTGATTCTCATCATCGCGCCGATCGCACTGATGATCGCGATCGTGCACGTGCTGGGCAAGCTGTCGACGGATTCCGAACTGATCGTGATGAACGCCTCCGGCATGTCTCCCTGGGTGGTGTTCCGGCCGTTCCTCCTCATGGCGGTGATGGTGGCGATGATTGTTGGGATCATCGGCGCCTGGCTCGGGCCGCTCGGCCTCAAGACGCTGCATGCCTGGGCCAACGAAGTGCGCGCGGATCTCGTCACCAACATCGTGCAGCCCGGCCGCTTCAACGCTTTCGAGCGCGGTCTCACCTTTCACATCCGCGAACGCCAGGCGAATGGTGTGCTGCTCGGCATTCTGGTTGACGACCGCCGCAATCCGAAGGAGCGGTCAACCTTTCTGGCCGAACAGGGAACGATCCTCAAAGACGAGCGCGGCACGTTTCTTGTTCTGGAAAATGGCAGCGTCCAGCGCATGGATCTCACCGAACGGGAGCCCGGCAAGGAACGCGATCCGGCCATTGTACTGTACGACCGTTATGCGCTTGATCTGTCACAGGCGCCCAACACCAGCCAATCGAGCGGTCGCGCATCATCGCGCGATCGTTTCATCTGGGAGTTGATGTGGCCTTCTGCCGAAGACGTCGGGAAACTGGGATGGCCACAGATGCAGGCGGAAATCCACGACAGGCTTCTCGCTCCGCTCTATCCGATCGTCTTCGTCATCCTGACCTACGCCTATCTTGGCGCTCCGCGCACAACGCGCCAAAGCCGCGGTATGTCGCTGGCGGGCGCAATTTCCGTTGTGTCCGGCCTGCGGCTGCTCGGCTTCGTCGTGATCGTTCTGTCGGTGAATCACTGGTGGACGCCGTACCTGCAATATGTGGCGCTCGCGGCTGCAACGGCTTTTGGTCTCTATGCGATTGACCGCGGCTTGATCATCGAACCGCCGGCCTTCATGACAAACGCCGTCGACGCCATCGCGCAGCGCTTCGCGCGCCGCACAGCGTCCGCGACCACGTGA
- a CDS encoding LPS-assembly protein LptD: MAASTTARPPARMAYRRARRIVCLLSVAAALCLADGSAMAQTNYFQFEQRPKPPKKSQSLAKPTDQGDKQMLVQAREVQYDHVNERVSAVGNVQIYYGGSTVEADKVIYNQKTKRLRAEGNVRLTEAGGNITYGDILELNDDYRDGFVDSLRLETPDATRFAAARADRSSGNYTVLQSGIYTACEACKEDPRKPPLWQVKAARIVHDEGEKMIYFEQAQLEFFGKPVAYFPFLSAPDPTVKRKSGWLMPIFGTDSKTGFSMEAPYFWALAPNYDVTLTPTITTRQGPMMQAEFRHRLMNGAYAVRAAGIRQLDKDYFIYDDGPLKGSPTPGHRDWRGAVESSGQFALNQRWVWGWDALLVSDKTFYQDYNLSTMRANNRDPFRTGTWTGNDAGVSQLYLAGAGNRSYFDARAIHYYGFSEADRQSELPVVHPVMDYFYTFGQPILGGELTFRSNFTSLTRDSASFDPITLAASNTGLCGPTSADPAQKNLNNCLLRGVAGNYSRFSAEASWKRSITDPFGQVFTPFASVRADAVSMHLQPEAGVSNFIDTGESNLVRAMPTAGIEYRYPFISVQSWGTHTIEPIAQVIVRPDEPADRRLPNEDAQTLLFDDSNLFRVDKFSGWDRIEGGGRANYGLQYTMQFNQGGFINALFGQSYHLFGTNSFATGDITNTGLDSGLETRRSDYVARLSYQPDRIYSLSTRYRFDENTFALRRFEIEGRANYDRFSVSALYGNYDAQPLLGFLTRREGILGSVNVKLSQNWVLQTAARYDIDAEKFDQTRIGVGYVDDCLILGLNYITNYTYSGNPEADHRIMLQLSLRTLGETAVSTGVSGLPGGL; this comes from the coding sequence ATGGCCGCATCGACCACCGCTCGTCCGCCGGCGCGAATGGCCTACAGGCGCGCCCGTCGAATCGTCTGCCTGCTGTCTGTCGCCGCAGCACTCTGCCTGGCGGACGGTTCCGCCATGGCGCAGACGAACTATTTCCAGTTCGAGCAGCGTCCGAAACCGCCCAAAAAATCGCAATCCCTCGCCAAGCCGACCGACCAAGGCGACAAGCAGATGCTCGTCCAGGCGCGCGAGGTCCAGTACGACCATGTGAACGAACGAGTGTCGGCTGTCGGCAACGTCCAGATCTATTATGGCGGCTCGACCGTCGAAGCCGACAAGGTCATCTATAATCAGAAGACCAAGCGTCTGCGGGCTGAAGGCAATGTGCGGCTGACCGAGGCCGGCGGCAACATCACCTATGGCGACATCCTTGAACTGAACGACGATTACCGCGATGGCTTTGTCGATTCGCTGCGGCTGGAAACGCCGGATGCGACCCGCTTTGCGGCGGCCCGCGCCGACCGGTCCAGCGGCAATTACACCGTGCTGCAAAGCGGCATCTATACTGCCTGCGAAGCATGCAAGGAGGATCCGAGGAAGCCGCCGCTCTGGCAGGTCAAGGCCGCCCGCATCGTCCATGACGAAGGCGAGAAGATGATCTATTTCGAGCAGGCCCAGCTCGAATTCTTCGGCAAGCCTGTCGCCTATTTCCCGTTCCTGTCAGCGCCCGATCCGACGGTGAAGCGCAAGAGCGGCTGGCTGATGCCAATCTTCGGGACTGACTCAAAAACCGGCTTCTCGATGGAGGCGCCGTATTTCTGGGCGCTGGCCCCGAATTACGACGTGACGCTCACGCCGACGATCACGACTAGGCAAGGTCCGATGATGCAGGCGGAGTTCCGGCATCGCCTCATGAACGGCGCCTATGCCGTCCGCGCCGCTGGCATCCGCCAGCTCGACAAGGATTATTTCATCTACGACGACGGCCCCCTCAAAGGATCGCCGACACCGGGCCATCGCGACTGGCGCGGCGCCGTCGAATCAAGCGGCCAGTTCGCGCTGAACCAGCGCTGGGTCTGGGGCTGGGATGCGCTGCTCGTCTCCGACAAGACATTTTACCAAGACTACAATCTGTCGACGATGCGGGCCAATAACCGCGACCCCTTCAGGACCGGCACCTGGACCGGTAACGACGCCGGCGTGTCGCAGCTCTATCTCGCCGGCGCCGGCAACCGGTCCTATTTCGACGCCCGTGCGATCCACTATTACGGTTTCTCGGAAGCCGATCGGCAGAGCGAATTGCCGGTCGTGCATCCGGTGATGGATTATTTTTATACCTTCGGGCAGCCCATTCTCGGCGGCGAGCTGACGTTCAGAAGCAACTTCACCAGCCTGACACGCGACAGCGCCTCGTTCGACCCGATCACTCTTGCCGCCTCCAATACAGGTCTCTGCGGTCCGACCTCGGCCGACCCCGCTCAGAAAAACCTCAACAACTGTCTGCTGCGTGGCGTCGCCGGTAACTACAGCCGCTTCTCGGCGGAAGCGAGCTGGAAGCGCTCGATCACTGACCCCTTCGGTCAGGTCTTCACGCCCTTTGCGTCGGTTCGCGCGGACGCCGTTTCGATGCATCTGCAGCCTGAGGCCGGCGTTTCAAATTTCATCGATACCGGCGAATCCAATCTCGTGCGCGCCATGCCGACCGCCGGCATCGAATATCGCTACCCCTTCATCAGCGTTCAGTCCTGGGGCACGCACACCATCGAGCCAATTGCGCAAGTGATCGTGCGTCCGGACGAGCCGGCGGACCGGCGACTGCCGAACGAGGATGCGCAAACCCTTCTGTTTGACGACAGCAACCTTTTCCGGGTCGACAAATTCTCCGGCTGGGATCGCATTGAAGGCGGCGGCCGCGCCAATTACGGTCTGCAATACACAATGCAGTTCAACCAGGGCGGCTTTATCAACGCCCTGTTTGGCCAGTCCTATCACCTGTTCGGCACCAACTCCTTCGCGACCGGTGACATCACCAATACCGGTCTGGATAGCGGTCTTGAAACGCGGCGCTCCGACTATGTCGCCCGCCTCTCCTATCAGCCGGATCGCATCTACTCGCTGAGCACGCGCTACCGCTTCGACGAAAACACATTCGCGCTGCGCCGGTTCGAGATCGAGGGTCGTGCAAATTATGACCGCTTTTCGGTTTCCGCTTTGTACGGAAACTACGACGCTCAGCCGCTCCTCGGTTTCCTTACTCGTCGTGAAGGCATCCTTGGCAGCGTGAATGTCAAGTTATCGCAGAACTGGGTTTTGCAGACCGCTGCCCGCTATGACATCGATGCCGAGAAGTTCGACCAGACCCGCATTGGCGTCGGATATGTGGACGATTGCCTGATCTTGGGTCTGAACTACATCACCAACTATACTTACAGCGGCAATCCGGAAGCCGACCACAGGATCATGCTGCAACTCAGCCTGCGTACCCTGGGCGAAACAGCCGTCTCCACCGGAGTGAGCGGTCTGCCCGGTGGGCTGTAA
- a CDS encoding SurA N-terminal domain-containing protein: MSQETGQVNHKVNNQANSQVTRSRHWMTISSSCPALRSGALGAAIAIAIVLFAVQPAPAQVALLVNGDPITNYDIEQRGRLIQISTRKQPSRQQIIEELIGDKLKIQVGKRYNVVVSDTEIDNAFANIARSSGTTADNFAKGLESGGLNPNTLKAKLRADIAWGQIVRGKFASRLQVGEKDIFEAMEKKTDGKDVGHEYLLRPIVLVVPRGSPASFVEARKKEADALRARFQDCATGVPFARALRDVAVREPIRRNSADLSPQLRENLSKIELGRLTPPEVTNSGIEMFAVCERKETASETPGKRQIRDEMFSERFQEQGNNYLKELRAGAMIEYR, encoded by the coding sequence TTGAGCCAGGAGACCGGCCAAGTGAACCATAAAGTGAACAATCAAGCGAACAGCCAAGTGACCAGATCAAGACACTGGATGACGATTTCTTCCTCTTGCCCTGCATTGCGTTCAGGCGCCCTCGGCGCAGCCATAGCAATTGCCATTGTCCTGTTTGCGGTGCAGCCGGCCCCGGCGCAGGTAGCGCTGCTGGTGAACGGCGACCCGATTACGAACTACGATATCGAGCAACGCGGCCGGCTCATTCAGATCTCGACTCGTAAACAGCCGTCCCGCCAGCAGATCATTGAAGAGCTGATCGGCGACAAGCTGAAAATTCAGGTTGGAAAACGATACAACGTTGTTGTCTCCGACACCGAGATCGACAATGCATTTGCTAATATTGCTCGCAGTTCGGGCACAACGGCGGACAATTTTGCAAAAGGTCTGGAGTCGGGAGGCCTTAACCCGAATACGCTGAAGGCGAAACTTCGGGCCGATATCGCATGGGGGCAGATCGTGCGCGGCAAATTCGCGTCCCGCCTCCAGGTCGGCGAGAAGGATATTTTCGAGGCTATGGAAAAGAAGACCGACGGTAAGGATGTGGGGCACGAATATCTGTTGCGTCCGATTGTCCTTGTTGTCCCGCGCGGCTCGCCGGCCTCCTTCGTCGAAGCCAGGAAGAAAGAAGCCGACGCGCTGCGGGCGCGTTTTCAGGATTGCGCGACAGGCGTGCCGTTCGCACGGGCGCTTCGCGATGTCGCCGTGCGTGAGCCGATCCGGCGCAATTCCGCAGATCTTTCCCCCCAACTGCGCGAGAACCTGAGCAAGATCGAGCTCGGACGACTCACGCCGCCCGAGGTCACCAATTCCGGTATTGAGATGTTCGCGGTCTGCGAACGCAAGGAGACCGCGTCGGAAACGCCCGGCAAGCGCCAGATTCGCGACGAGATGTTCTCGGAGCGTTTCCAGGAGCAGGGCAACAACTATCTCAAGGAACTCCGCGCCGGCGCCATGATCGAATACCGGTGA
- the gmk gene encoding guanylate kinase, which produces MSDQIDIARRGIMLIVSSPSGAGKTTLTRNLLEQEENVSLSISVTTRERRASEIDGVHYHFISRRKFELMRDGGELLEWAEVHGNYYGTPREPVERALEEGRDILFDIDWQGTQQLYERMRSDVVSVFVLPPTAEELKARLERRAEDSSDIIARRLKNAAEEIPHWGEYDYVLVNRDLHKSFARLRGILTAERLKRVQKEDIQGFVDKLLADLKKLTP; this is translated from the coding sequence ATGAGCGACCAGATCGACATCGCACGCCGCGGAATCATGTTGATCGTGTCGTCACCGTCCGGTGCCGGCAAGACGACGCTGACGCGCAATCTGCTGGAGCAGGAAGAGAATGTCTCGTTGTCGATCTCGGTGACCACCCGCGAGCGGCGCGCCAGCGAGATTGACGGTGTTCATTATCATTTCATTTCCAGGCGCAAATTCGAGCTCATGCGCGACGGCGGCGAGTTGCTGGAATGGGCAGAAGTGCACGGCAACTATTATGGCACGCCGCGCGAACCGGTTGAGCGCGCATTGGAAGAGGGGCGAGACATCCTGTTCGATATTGACTGGCAGGGAACGCAGCAGCTCTATGAACGGATGCGTTCTGACGTGGTCAGCGTGTTCGTGCTGCCGCCGACGGCGGAGGAATTGAAGGCGCGTCTGGAACGTCGGGCGGAAGACAGCAGTGACATCATCGCGCGGCGTCTCAAGAACGCGGCCGAGGAAATCCCGCATTGGGGCGAATATGACTACGTCCTTGTCAATCGCGACCTCCACAAGAGCTTCGCGCGGCTGCGGGGCATTCTCACCGCCGAACGCCTTAAACGCGTGCAAAAGGAAGACATCCAGGGGTTTGTGGACAAGCTATTGGCAGACTTGAAGAAATTGACGCCATGA
- a CDS encoding YicC/YloC family endoribonuclease codes for MALSSMTGFARSHGASGTYVWFWEIKSVNAKGLDLRFRLPPGFDAVEVAARARAAEWLSRGNVYANLTISREGVTPVVRVNEPVLAALLATIQNLSGRVDAEKPRLDGVLGLKGVVEVIEQEDSEDARAAAEAAMIETFTQALAGLSEMRRHEGDAIGKLLAARLDEMAVLASRAEAVPGRQPEAIRKRLGEQVAALLEQSSRFDADRLHQEAILLATKADIREELDRLAAHIAQARKLMAGGGAIGRRLDFLSQELNRETNTLCAKSNDVELTNIGLELKSVVEQFREQVQNLE; via the coding sequence ATGGCGCTGTCGAGCATGACCGGCTTCGCTCGCAGCCACGGCGCGAGCGGAACCTATGTCTGGTTCTGGGAAATCAAATCCGTCAACGCCAAGGGGCTGGACCTACGGTTTCGGCTGCCTCCGGGTTTCGATGCGGTGGAAGTCGCCGCGCGCGCCCGTGCGGCGGAATGGTTATCGCGCGGCAATGTCTACGCCAACCTGACCATCAGCCGCGAGGGTGTCACACCGGTGGTGCGGGTGAATGAGCCGGTTCTCGCGGCACTATTGGCCACGATCCAGAATCTGTCCGGCCGGGTTGATGCAGAAAAGCCGCGCCTCGACGGCGTGCTCGGCCTGAAGGGTGTGGTCGAAGTCATCGAGCAGGAGGACAGCGAAGACGCCCGCGCGGCCGCGGAAGCGGCCATGATCGAGACATTCACACAGGCGCTTGCCGGCCTCAGCGAGATGCGGCGGCATGAGGGCGATGCGATCGGCAAGCTGCTCGCGGCAAGGCTGGATGAAATGGCGGTTCTCGCCTCACGCGCGGAAGCCGTGCCGGGCCGGCAGCCGGAGGCGATCAGGAAGCGGCTGGGCGAACAGGTTGCAGCCTTGCTCGAACAATCGAGCCGTTTCGATGCCGATCGCCTGCATCAGGAAGCGATCCTGCTCGCGACCAAGGCCGATATCCGCGAAGAACTGGACCGTCTCGCCGCGCATATCGCGCAGGCGCGCAAGCTGATGGCGGGCGGCGGCGCGATCGGGCGGCGGCTGGATTTCCTTTCGCAGGAACTCAACCGCGAAACCAACACGCTCTGCGCGAAATCGAACGACGTCGAACTGACCAATATCGGGCTTGAGCTCAAGAGCGTGGTCGAGCAATTCCGCGAGCAGGTGCAGAATCTCGAATGA
- the rsmA gene encoding 16S rRNA (adenine(1518)-N(6)/adenine(1519)-N(6))-dimethyltransferase RsmA — MSAIDDLPPLRDVIRRHDLVAKKSLGQNFLLDLNLTSRIARAAGPLRDVTVIEVGPGPGGLTRALLAAGAKRVIVIERDHRAIAALKEIAEHYGDRLQIFEADATTFDPTPHLLGPARIVANLPYNIGTVLLVRWLTTEPWPPFYDRLVLMFQREVAERLVAEPGSKSYGRLSVLSQWRTQPKILFDIAPSAFVPPPKVTSSVVEFIPRNTPLPCDRVALERVTEAAFGQRRKMLRQSLKSLGHSPQALLAEAGIAETERAENIDIAGFVRLARAFSASIAQ, encoded by the coding sequence ATGAGCGCGATCGACGATCTGCCGCCCCTGCGGGACGTGATCCGCCGGCATGATCTCGTCGCAAAGAAGTCGCTCGGCCAGAACTTCCTGCTCGATCTCAATCTGACGTCCCGGATCGCCCGCGCCGCCGGACCGCTGCGGGATGTCACTGTCATCGAGGTTGGCCCCGGTCCCGGCGGGCTCACCCGCGCGCTGCTCGCTGCGGGCGCGAAGCGCGTTATCGTCATTGAACGCGATCATCGCGCCATCGCCGCGCTCAAGGAGATTGCGGAACATTATGGCGACCGGCTGCAGATTTTCGAAGCCGATGCCACGACCTTCGACCCAACCCCGCATCTCTTGGGGCCGGCACGTATTGTCGCCAATCTGCCCTATAATATCGGAACGGTGCTGCTTGTCCGATGGCTGACGACCGAGCCGTGGCCACCTTTCTATGACCGGCTGGTGTTGATGTTTCAGCGTGAAGTCGCCGAGCGTCTGGTGGCTGAGCCCGGCTCGAAGAGCTACGGCCGTCTCTCCGTGCTGTCGCAATGGCGCACCCAGCCCAAGATCTTGTTCGATATCGCACCCAGCGCCTTCGTTCCCCCGCCCAAGGTCACCTCCTCGGTGGTCGAATTCATCCCTCGCAACACACCCTTGCCCTGCGACCGCGTCGCCCTTGAACGAGTGACCGAGGCTGCCTTCGGCCAGCGACGCAAGATGCTGCGGCAAAGCCTGAAATCTTTGGGTCACAGTCCGCAGGCGCTGCTGGCCGAGGCGGGTATTGCCGAAACCGAGCGCGCGGAAAATATCGATATTGCCGGTTTCGTGCGCCTGGCCCGTGCATTTTCGGCTAGCATCGCACAATGA
- a CDS encoding alcohol dehydrogenase catalytic domain-containing protein — MTKLIRQSLIAYAVPLCETTVECPSPQGTEVLVRVSRCGVCHSDIHMQDGYFSLAGDKKLDVTAGRKLPFTLGHEIAGVVETAGPDAAVAAGREVAIYPWIGCGTCGACKAGEENLCSAPRHLGIYADGGYATHVLIAHPRYLLDYAPLSPAFAGALMCSGLTAFAALKRVADRVKRGPLLLVGMGGVGMMGLALAQAMFTDAPIVADIDPAKREAALKAGARVAYDSADPATRKTLLKDTGGFAAVVDFVGAEQSLAFSTSLLARGGKVVVTGLLGGNFAMPAAMFSLKGIGIEGIITGTLSEAQELMALARAGRIQSPPIIDRPLRDAQLSLDELRKGQVVGRIALNPQGSI, encoded by the coding sequence ATGACCAAGCTCATCCGACAATCGCTGATCGCCTATGCGGTGCCGCTCTGCGAGACCACCGTCGAGTGCCCGTCACCGCAGGGTACCGAAGTCTTGGTGCGCGTGAGCCGCTGCGGCGTGTGTCACTCCGATATCCACATGCAGGATGGCTATTTCTCCCTCGCCGGCGACAAGAAGCTCGACGTCACCGCCGGACGAAAATTGCCTTTCACGCTCGGCCACGAAATCGCGGGGGTCGTCGAAACCGCCGGCCCCGATGCGGCTGTCGCGGCCGGACGGGAAGTCGCGATCTATCCCTGGATTGGCTGCGGCACCTGCGGTGCGTGCAAGGCTGGCGAGGAAAATCTTTGCTCCGCGCCGCGGCATCTCGGCATCTATGCCGATGGCGGCTACGCCACGCACGTGCTCATCGCGCATCCGCGTTATCTGCTTGACTATGCCCCGCTTTCACCGGCTTTTGCCGGCGCCTTGATGTGCTCGGGCCTCACCGCTTTTGCGGCGCTGAAGCGCGTTGCGGATCGCGTCAAACGCGGACCACTGCTGCTGGTCGGCATGGGCGGCGTCGGCATGATGGGGCTAGCCTTGGCGCAGGCCATGTTCACGGACGCGCCCATTGTAGCCGACATCGATCCGGCTAAGCGGGAAGCGGCGCTCAAAGCCGGCGCGCGCGTTGCTTACGATTCCGCCGATCCTGCAACGCGCAAGACGTTGCTGAAAGACACCGGTGGCTTTGCCGCCGTTGTTGATTTCGTGGGCGCAGAACAGTCGCTCGCCTTTTCCACGTCGCTCCTTGCGCGCGGCGGCAAGGTGGTGGTGACGGGCTTGCTCGGTGGAAATTTTGCGATGCCGGCGGCGATGTTCTCGCTGAAAGGCATTGGCATCGAAGGCATCATCACCGGCACGTTGAGTGAAGCGCAGGAACTCATGGCCCTTGCCCGCGCAGGCCGAATCCAGTCTCCTCCGATCATCGATCGGCCGTTGCGCGACGCGCAACTATCGCTTGACGAGTTGCGCAAAGGCCAAGTCGTCGGTCGCATTGCGCTCAATCCTCAAGGCAGCATATGA
- the lptG gene encoding LPS export ABC transporter permease LptG, translated as MRFAVSALAVFAGVLGLVALLDSVELMRRTSGHAHVTALLVFKTSIFRVPMVTERIMPFCVLVGAMSCYVNLSRRNELVIARAAGMSAWQFVAPAIAVALTLGAVATAIYNPVAAYMLEQSKVYEAEIFGKREFGMQETGFWVRQRSPDGQSIINARSALGQGLQLTGVTVFTFDHDGRYQDRIEAKSAVLRDGAWILSEAKVYPTNAAPQDFASYPLKTNLSPEQVRESFATAETLPFWELPDYIATAENAGLSSAAYRLQYQKLLSRPFLLAAMVMLAAAFSLRFFRMGGVQTMILGGILSGFLLYVLSKVTEDMSKAELLSPVVAAWGPVFIGGLTGFLVLLYQEDG; from the coding sequence ATGCGTTTCGCGGTGTCTGCGCTGGCCGTATTTGCGGGCGTGCTCGGGCTCGTGGCGCTGCTCGATTCGGTCGAGCTCATGCGCCGGACGTCGGGGCACGCGCACGTCACCGCCTTGCTGGTGTTCAAGACTTCGATTTTCCGCGTGCCGATGGTCACCGAACGGATCATGCCGTTCTGCGTGCTGGTCGGGGCGATGTCCTGCTACGTCAATCTCTCGCGCCGCAACGAGCTGGTCATCGCCCGCGCGGCCGGCATGTCGGCTTGGCAATTCGTGGCGCCGGCGATCGCCGTCGCTCTGACCCTCGGCGCCGTGGCGACCGCAATCTACAATCCTGTCGCAGCCTATATGCTCGAGCAATCCAAGGTCTATGAAGCGGAGATTTTCGGAAAACGCGAATTCGGGATGCAGGAGACCGGTTTCTGGGTGCGTCAGCGCAGCCCGGACGGGCAGTCGATAATCAACGCGCGTTCCGCCCTCGGCCAGGGCCTGCAACTTACCGGCGTCACGGTATTCACATTCGACCATGACGGGCGCTATCAGGACCGCATTGAGGCCAAGAGCGCGGTGCTGCGGGACGGCGCCTGGATCCTGTCGGAAGCGAAGGTCTATCCAACCAACGCCGCGCCGCAGGACTTCGCAAGCTATCCCCTGAAAACGAATCTCTCGCCGGAACAGGTGCGGGAAAGCTTCGCCACGGCAGAAACCCTGCCCTTCTGGGAGTTGCCCGATTACATCGCCACCGCGGAGAATGCGGGTCTGAGCTCCGCCGCCTACCGCCTGCAGTACCAGAAGCTCTTGTCCCGCCCGTTTTTGCTGGCTGCCATGGTGATGCTGGCCGCCGCCTTCAGCCTGCGGTTCTTCCGCATGGGTGGGGTCCAAACCATGATCCTGGGTGGCATTTTATCGGGCTTTCTGCTTTATGTGCTGTCGAAAGTCACCGAGGACATGAGCAAGGCTGAGTTGCTGTCCCCTGTGGTGGCGGCTTGGGGACCCGTCTTCATTGGCGGTTTAACGGGGTTCTTGGTGTTGTTGTATCAGGAGGACGGGTGA